The following nucleotide sequence is from Zingiber officinale cultivar Zhangliang chromosome 10A, Zo_v1.1, whole genome shotgun sequence.
CATGGCTACACCTACATGATGTACCTTtgtagacttcttcttcttaaccttagacacctcatTCTTTCCATAATCATATGCGACCCTTGTATATTTCTTATCATGGACCTTGGATGATTCTCCATTGCCCTTGGCCACTCTTCCCTTGCCATTGTTATGTGTCACCATAACACTTGACCTCctcttggccttggagggacccaatttgatatttttggattttttaccACTCAAACACATGttaagtcctttaggtccaataatgaacctatctacgactttctccatttcctcaagccttAACTTCAAGGATTGATTTTCCAACTCTGGGGTTCTAACCCAAGAGTCAACTTGTCCatcttggacattcctagacctacctaccttcctaggcatatgtctcccctttttgggattaatgcctagatTTTCATCCACCTTCCTCTCCTTAGGCAAGGTAGGTTATTTCTTGTTAGGTCTAACCTTACATGATTTCTTAAAGTTATCTACCGTgttaaccctatttctatcattgtacctaaatccataattatgcatgggtacataattttcaatattcctaacaagcatgaaggaatttgaacttggattaaacttcaaaatagagATTAcattcccttttacctttgaagctcctactcggcttgagctcctcttcttttcctatttcttcaagtgcgccaatttcttaagctctcctctccttgggcacttcgtATGGTAATATCtccactcaccacatgtgaaaCACTTAATGTGCCCCATGTTAGTTCTTAAAGTAATTTTACCAGGTTTAGGGATTACCTCATTTACCTTTTTaagtgaaggacacctactcttatagtgccccatcttaccacacccAAAGTATTTAATGTGGtcttttgtgctcttcttggtagttgaggtggagggttgagcttccaagatctcctctttcttggattgctcttctttctcttcacttgaagatgtggatggtttcatttcttcctcctttgaacatgtggatgatacctcctcatcttccttctcctctttggATGTGGAGAACGTGTCAACATCTGATTGATCCTTCCcttggaccaatgaacccttctcctagggttcctccactccttggagttgAGTAGTATCTTCATGGAATGCAATCACCTTGCTACAAAGCTCATGAGCACTCTTGTACTCACCTAAATTGAATACCACATTAggagataataaattaattaaaattctagttacatTTTTGTCCGCTTCCAATTACTCCCTTTGCTCCTCAGTCTAATACCAAAGCCGGAGGcgttttcccttcttgtcggttGGAGTCTTGAATGACTCCTCCAATGTCATCCAATGATTTGAATCTATTTGGAACCACGTCTCCAAGCGCGACTTCCAATAGCCAAAGTCTTCGCGCTCATATATGGGTGGGATCTGGATGTCCCATCCAAGAGATCCCtccaactccatcttcttctctaGCAGTTGCTCCTTTGACAATTAGTCCAACAAAGAGCGACTAAgctctaatatcacttgttgAAACCTTGACGCCTAGAAGGAGGGGTGGTGAATAACTTCTTACAAAATCGATAAATCAGTAACAAAATCAGTTCATTTCAATTCACACATATGCATAGAATCAATACACGGAATAATtaagcaaataaaaaaaataaattttctttctttGATGAGCTCTAATTGACTAACACACTAGATTAATCGAACATTAGCTTATTCCCTTGTCCTCATTAAAACTAACCTAATTGGGATGTTCAGTTGTTATTATTTAACCTAAGCctatttaagtttaactcaaatttaTTGATCAAACCAAGACTCGTTTGATAAATTCTGGTCCATTAGATAATCTGGCCTAATTTGATTAAACCTAACCAATATGATTCCACCCGGTCTGATTAATTGAATGAGTTCAAATCAGGTCGATTCTGATTTAGACCAAATTGATTTGGTTAAATCAATTAATAGTTTGAACTAGACCTGGGTCTAATTAGATCAAATTAGTCTTATTAAATCAACCAATAGTTTAAATCAGACCTAGAtctgattaaattaaattgatctgaTTAAATTAATCAATGATTTGAATCAGATTTGGATATGATTGAACTGTTTGATTCAAATTAATTGGTTTGAACTAGACTCGTTCAAATCAACCggttcaaaaaaaaaactaactttagttttcctcttttttttttcccgtTAGAAAGTTTTTTGCACGTGAgaatttgttttttgttttttgtttttttatttataaaatataaatattttctcACTTTACTGTGCTTTTCCATTTTTCGACACGAACGCCAGGTCGCCGATCATGGTGGCCAATCACCGGCCTTCCGAACGCGATCTCCTGCTTGCAACACAGCCACCGGCGCACGACGTGGTTGCTAGCGTGCTTCGTAGTCGCTGGTTCCAGTGGCGATCGCGAGACGCTCGCCAGCTTAGAAAGAAATTGCGGACATAATCACGATTTCCAGATGAGGGTTTCAAGCAATTTAGAAACTCTCTACTGATATCATTGTTGGTTCTGAAAAATATAGAACATAgaatttgtaaactattaaaaTTTACTGTGCTCTGAGAAAaagattgaaagaaaaaaaatataccgTCAGAAGAGAGATCACCAATCGAACCGTCTTTCACATTTCTAcaaacctatatatatatatacacacacacacaatacACCAACAAAGTTCCACGTTGAGCCTTATTTGCGTGCATTCTTTGATTTAATAAATGTGAACTGCACACAATCTCCAAACTTAAGAATATTTGATGCTTCATGATGAAGAACCCAGAACCGAGAACATAAAGCAATGCGACTGATCCAGAATTGGACCTCATCAGCATCATAAACACAAGTTCTAGATATGCTCCAACTGATCCAGACCCACCCTCATCCACGAACCCTCAACCTTGAGAGGCTTCTCATCAAGGAACCAGTGGAATTGCCTACCGTTCCTGGTTTTCTCTTCCTCCAAATTAGCAACTTCGAAGTGAGCACCGAACTCAAAGCGTTCCGTCTCTTTATCTTCCTCTGCTAAGCAAATTCCAGAGTGAGCATGAACGACTTGCCTGTGGCCATACCTCTGTCTTGCCTCCTCGGCGGAGCTCACTACTAATTTCTCAACCTGTCCACCAAATGAAGGACATCCATTCACGAACTCCTTAGAGTCACTGCACCAACTCAGTAATTAAGAACCATTTTCTATGAACAAATGACATTTGAACTTAATCTAAAAGGTAAATAGATTAATATAACACAAACATCTAGTGCTCTCTCTGACATCTAAAGCATACCTGCATTTATGAaatggtgaggaagaggaggggagGAGGAAACTGTGGGTGTGGAGCACAGTTGATGAGGACAGCAATTCCAAAGGCTTTCTCGAACGGTTCTTTCCCCTGTGCATGTGCCTGTCGCAGTACTTGGAGTTTGGGTGGACCTCCTTGGAGCACCTCCACTTCTTCCCGTCAGTTCTCCGGCACCTCCCTGGCTCTGCGTCCACCGAGGAGGCATGAGGAAGAAACGGCACGAGGAAGTTTCTCCTGAGGCCAAGGGTGAGATCAGGAGGCACAGCGGTGCCGGATGCCAAGCACTTGAAGATGAGGGATTGAAGCTCCAGCTCCTGCAATTGGGTGACTGTGAAGGGACGCCCACTGCCTTCTCCCATCATCATCAATTCATCAGAAGCATGAAGCTGAAGTGGAGGTAATGGTGCAAAGGTGGAGCAATTTGGTTATAAAATGGAGGGTTGTCAGGCGAGAGGGCCAACCTGGTTTAGCAGTGGAAGGGAGCGGCTTCAGTCTTCAACGTCTATGCTGCGGCCGGCAGTATCTGCTGTTGCAGTGGTGTTTTTATGTTGGGAGATAGGCTCTGAATCCCTGCCATGGCTGCAGAAACGCAAAGACTGCTTTTGCTTTCGATGCTTTGGAGTAAGAACGCTGCGTGCAAGGACAAACGGACGGACAATTTACCATTGAAAGGGTCATTTCTGGACTCATGTTTCATTGCCAGATTTTGTAAAGCTTCATCGTGCACCTCAGTAGCTATTTTTATAAAAGGTGTTTCAGGagtgtgtctatatatatataaagaacaaggcaaaaattaaaaactaacatgtatttCGCATGTAATGACTAACTAATGCATCCATGATGACTACAGAAATTCAAGCCAAT
It contains:
- the LOC122028002 gene encoding growth-regulating factor 4-like — its product is MMMGEGSGRPFTVTQLQELELQSLIFKCLASGTAVPPDLTLGLRRNFLVPFLPHASSVDAEPGRCRRTDGKKWRCSKEVHPNSKYCDRHMHRGKNRSRKPLELLSSSTVLHTHSFLLPSSSSPFHKCSDSKEFVNGCPSFGGQVEKLVVSSAEEARQRYGHRQVVHAHSGICLAEEDKETERFEFGAHFEVANLEEEKTRNGRQFHWFLDEKPLKVEGSWMRVGLDQLEHI